Proteins encoded by one window of Antechinus flavipes isolate AdamAnt ecotype Samford, QLD, Australia chromosome 4, AdamAnt_v2, whole genome shotgun sequence:
- the LOC127561125 gene encoding zinc finger protein 501-like isoform X3, producing MSPTSSHPSLLSASHFSPPSLSLSSTGHLNPPPPMPVTFTDVAVYFGDVMWESYRDLISLGFPFPKPELIPHLEEGNEPWGPGSQESEEMGVPKESYPGDRPYSCGQCGRSFRHGSHLARHRRTHLPDPPYRCGQCGKGFSQSSGLLQHATVHTGERPYICAVCGRGFGRHPSLIRHQKSHSGERPFPCPECGKRFTQSANLARHLRTHTGETPYLCRECGRGFSQHPRLVAHRKTHHSGPPPPPPPVHSCADCGLLFPQALALVRHQAAHHGGEKPFRCTQCGEGFGHRSNLRRHQRGHGGERPYRCSQCGKGFGQSSGLVQHQRIHTGEKPFRCPDCGRGFRYSSNLAQHYRGHTGDRPFRCEHCDRGFTRSSHLLRHRATHGGEDGDEDCRPGGIPVLTIKATSLSQESPKDSGGTVQVSETLSQPE from the exons GTCACCTACATCTTCccatccttctctcctctctgcttCTCACTTTTCTCCACCTTCCCTCTCATTGTCTTCCACTGGTCATCTTAATCCTCCACCCCCTATGCCAGTGACTTTCACAGACGTGGCTGTGTATTTTGGAGATGTCATGTGGGAGAGCTACAGGGACCTCATCTCCTTAG GATTTCCATTCCCTAAACCAGAACTGATCCCTCACCTGGAGGAAGGGAATGAGCCATGGGGTCCGGGATCTCAAGAATCTGAAGAAATGGGAGTCCCAAAAGAATCCTATCCAG GTGACCGACCCTATTCTTGTGGTCAGTGTGGCCGAAGCTTTCGCCATGGCTCCCATCTGGCCCGGCACCGACGCACACATCTGCCTGACCCCCCCTACCGATGTGGCCAGTGTGGCAAGGGTTTCTCCCAGAGCTCTGGGCTCCTACAGCACGCCACTGTCCACACCGGCGAGCGTCCCTATATTTGTGCTGTTTGTGGCAGAGGCTTTGGCCGTCACCCCAGCCTTATCCGCCACCAAAAGTCCCATTCAGGGGAACGTCCTTTCCCCTGTCCTGAGTGTGGCAAGCGCTTCACTCAGAGTGCCAATCTTGCTCGCCATCTTCGGACACACACTGGAGAGACACCATACCTGTGTAGGGAGTGTGGGCGCGGCTTTAGCCAACACCCTCGCTTAGTGGCACACCGGAAGACCCACCACTCAggacccccacccccaccccctcctgtCCATTCCTGCGCTGACTGTGGTCTACTGTTCCCTCAGGCTCTGGCCCTGGTCCGTCACCAGGCAGCCCATCATGGTGGTGAGAAGCCATTCCGCTGCACCCAGTGTGGGGAGGGTTTTGGTCACCGCTCCAACCTGAGGCGCCACCAGCGTGGCCATGGTGGGGAGCGGCCGTACCGCTGCAGTCAGTGTGGCAAAGGCTTTGGCCAGAGCTCCGGCCTGGTCCAGCACCAGCGCATTCACACTGGTGAGAAGCCCTTCCGCTGCCCAGACTGCGGGCGTGGATTCCGCTATAGCTCCAACCTGGCGCAACATTACCGGGGCCACACTGGGGACCGCCCCTTCCGCTGTGAGCATTGTGATCGTGGCTTTACCCGTAGCTCTCACCTGCTACGACACCGTGCCACACATGGTGGGGAGGATGGAGATGAGGACTGTAGGCCCGGAGGGATCCCTGTGCTGACAATTAAGGCAACTTCCCTAAGCCAGGAATCTCCCAAGGACTCTGGAGGCACTGTCCAAGTGAGTGAAACCCTATCTCAGCCAGAGTGA
- the LOC127561125 gene encoding zinc finger protein 436-like isoform X1 codes for MSPTSSHPSLLSASHFSPPSLSLSSTGHLNPPPPMPVTFTDVAVYFGDVMWESYRDLISLGFPFPKPELIPHLEEGNEPWGPGSQESEEMGVPKESYPGMRTKEEEEAESVPDLPSVLESSPLPAIPCGSTISPPPASPPPPPKPFSCPECGSCFSRRSHLSRHRLIHSGERPFPCPECGKCFAQGAHLALHLRSHTGDRPYSCGQCGRSFRHGSHLARHRRTHLPDPPYRCGQCGKGFSQSSGLLQHATVHTGERPYICAVCGRGFGRHPSLIRHQKSHSGERPFPCPECGKRFTQSANLARHLRTHTGETPYLCRECGRGFSQHPRLVAHRKTHHSGPPPPPPPVHSCADCGLLFPQALALVRHQAAHHGGEKPFRCTQCGEGFGHRSNLRRHQRGHGGERPYRCSQCGKGFGQSSGLVQHQRIHTGEKPFRCPDCGRGFRYSSNLAQHYRGHTGDRPFRCEHCDRGFTRSSHLLRHRATHGGEDGDEDCRPGGIPVLTIKATSLSQESPKDSGGTVQVSETLSQPE; via the exons GTCACCTACATCTTCccatccttctctcctctctgcttCTCACTTTTCTCCACCTTCCCTCTCATTGTCTTCCACTGGTCATCTTAATCCTCCACCCCCTATGCCAGTGACTTTCACAGACGTGGCTGTGTATTTTGGAGATGTCATGTGGGAGAGCTACAGGGACCTCATCTCCTTAG GATTTCCATTCCCTAAACCAGAACTGATCCCTCACCTGGAGGAAGGGAATGAGCCATGGGGTCCGGGATCTCAAGAATCTGAAGAAATGGGAGTCCCAAAAGAATCCTATCCAG GCATGAGGaccaaggaagaagaagaggcagAATCAGTCCCTGACCTTCCTTCTGTCTTGGAGAGTTCCCCACTACCAGCTATACCCTGTGGCTCAAccatctccccacccccagcatccccacccccacccccaaaaccCTTTTCCTGCCCTGAATGTGGTTCCTGCTTCTCACGACGCTCCCACCTTTCCCGCCATAGGCTGATTCACTCCGGTGAGCGCCCCTTCCCCTGCCCTGaatgtggaaagtgctttgcccAGGGTGCCCACCTGGCCTTGCATCTGCGTTCCCATACAGGTGACCGACCCTATTCTTGTGGTCAGTGTGGCCGAAGCTTTCGCCATGGCTCCCATCTGGCCCGGCACCGACGCACACATCTGCCTGACCCCCCCTACCGATGTGGCCAGTGTGGCAAGGGTTTCTCCCAGAGCTCTGGGCTCCTACAGCACGCCACTGTCCACACCGGCGAGCGTCCCTATATTTGTGCTGTTTGTGGCAGAGGCTTTGGCCGTCACCCCAGCCTTATCCGCCACCAAAAGTCCCATTCAGGGGAACGTCCTTTCCCCTGTCCTGAGTGTGGCAAGCGCTTCACTCAGAGTGCCAATCTTGCTCGCCATCTTCGGACACACACTGGAGAGACACCATACCTGTGTAGGGAGTGTGGGCGCGGCTTTAGCCAACACCCTCGCTTAGTGGCACACCGGAAGACCCACCACTCAggacccccacccccaccccctcctgtCCATTCCTGCGCTGACTGTGGTCTACTGTTCCCTCAGGCTCTGGCCCTGGTCCGTCACCAGGCAGCCCATCATGGTGGTGAGAAGCCATTCCGCTGCACCCAGTGTGGGGAGGGTTTTGGTCACCGCTCCAACCTGAGGCGCCACCAGCGTGGCCATGGTGGGGAGCGGCCGTACCGCTGCAGTCAGTGTGGCAAAGGCTTTGGCCAGAGCTCCGGCCTGGTCCAGCACCAGCGCATTCACACTGGTGAGAAGCCCTTCCGCTGCCCAGACTGCGGGCGTGGATTCCGCTATAGCTCCAACCTGGCGCAACATTACCGGGGCCACACTGGGGACCGCCCCTTCCGCTGTGAGCATTGTGATCGTGGCTTTACCCGTAGCTCTCACCTGCTACGACACCGTGCCACACATGGTGGGGAGGATGGAGATGAGGACTGTAGGCCCGGAGGGATCCCTGTGCTGACAATTAAGGCAACTTCCCTAAGCCAGGAATCTCCCAAGGACTCTGGAGGCACTGTCCAAGTGAGTGAAACCCTATCTCAGCCAGAGTGA
- the LOC127561125 gene encoding zinc finger protein 501-like isoform X2: protein MWESYRDLISLGFPFPKPELIPHLEEGNEPWGPGSQESEEMGVPKESYPGMRTKEEEEAESVPDLPSVLESSPLPAIPCGSTISPPPASPPPPPKPFSCPECGSCFSRRSHLSRHRLIHSGERPFPCPECGKCFAQGAHLALHLRSHTGDRPYSCGQCGRSFRHGSHLARHRRTHLPDPPYRCGQCGKGFSQSSGLLQHATVHTGERPYICAVCGRGFGRHPSLIRHQKSHSGERPFPCPECGKRFTQSANLARHLRTHTGETPYLCRECGRGFSQHPRLVAHRKTHHSGPPPPPPPVHSCADCGLLFPQALALVRHQAAHHGGEKPFRCTQCGEGFGHRSNLRRHQRGHGGERPYRCSQCGKGFGQSSGLVQHQRIHTGEKPFRCPDCGRGFRYSSNLAQHYRGHTGDRPFRCEHCDRGFTRSSHLLRHRATHGGEDGDEDCRPGGIPVLTIKATSLSQESPKDSGGTVQVSETLSQPE from the exons ATGTGGGAGAGCTACAGGGACCTCATCTCCTTAG GATTTCCATTCCCTAAACCAGAACTGATCCCTCACCTGGAGGAAGGGAATGAGCCATGGGGTCCGGGATCTCAAGAATCTGAAGAAATGGGAGTCCCAAAAGAATCCTATCCAG GCATGAGGaccaaggaagaagaagaggcagAATCAGTCCCTGACCTTCCTTCTGTCTTGGAGAGTTCCCCACTACCAGCTATACCCTGTGGCTCAAccatctccccacccccagcatccccacccccacccccaaaaccCTTTTCCTGCCCTGAATGTGGTTCCTGCTTCTCACGACGCTCCCACCTTTCCCGCCATAGGCTGATTCACTCCGGTGAGCGCCCCTTCCCCTGCCCTGaatgtggaaagtgctttgcccAGGGTGCCCACCTGGCCTTGCATCTGCGTTCCCATACAGGTGACCGACCCTATTCTTGTGGTCAGTGTGGCCGAAGCTTTCGCCATGGCTCCCATCTGGCCCGGCACCGACGCACACATCTGCCTGACCCCCCCTACCGATGTGGCCAGTGTGGCAAGGGTTTCTCCCAGAGCTCTGGGCTCCTACAGCACGCCACTGTCCACACCGGCGAGCGTCCCTATATTTGTGCTGTTTGTGGCAGAGGCTTTGGCCGTCACCCCAGCCTTATCCGCCACCAAAAGTCCCATTCAGGGGAACGTCCTTTCCCCTGTCCTGAGTGTGGCAAGCGCTTCACTCAGAGTGCCAATCTTGCTCGCCATCTTCGGACACACACTGGAGAGACACCATACCTGTGTAGGGAGTGTGGGCGCGGCTTTAGCCAACACCCTCGCTTAGTGGCACACCGGAAGACCCACCACTCAggacccccacccccaccccctcctgtCCATTCCTGCGCTGACTGTGGTCTACTGTTCCCTCAGGCTCTGGCCCTGGTCCGTCACCAGGCAGCCCATCATGGTGGTGAGAAGCCATTCCGCTGCACCCAGTGTGGGGAGGGTTTTGGTCACCGCTCCAACCTGAGGCGCCACCAGCGTGGCCATGGTGGGGAGCGGCCGTACCGCTGCAGTCAGTGTGGCAAAGGCTTTGGCCAGAGCTCCGGCCTGGTCCAGCACCAGCGCATTCACACTGGTGAGAAGCCCTTCCGCTGCCCAGACTGCGGGCGTGGATTCCGCTATAGCTCCAACCTGGCGCAACATTACCGGGGCCACACTGGGGACCGCCCCTTCCGCTGTGAGCATTGTGATCGTGGCTTTACCCGTAGCTCTCACCTGCTACGACACCGTGCCACACATGGTGGGGAGGATGGAGATGAGGACTGTAGGCCCGGAGGGATCCCTGTGCTGACAATTAAGGCAACTTCCCTAAGCCAGGAATCTCCCAAGGACTCTGGAGGCACTGTCCAAGTGAGTGAAACCCTATCTCAGCCAGAGTGA